In the Helianthus annuus cultivar XRQ/B chromosome 11, HanXRQr2.0-SUNRISE, whole genome shotgun sequence genome, one interval contains:
- the LOC110888354 gene encoding uncharacterized protein LOC110888354 codes for MAKTRRPLIICCVVTAVLLIIIIVTAITLYFTLFKPKQPKITTQSLTLESFSTNVFDLTDTNFTLGITVGIDNPNYGGFKYENSTSYVTYHGDVVAVAPVMADTIPARGQHNVGTTVLVIIKSLVTNPNFSKDMGTDTLNFTSTTTLKGKATALKIFKKKATTYSSCDISLHVLERNVTSICKSKVKF; via the coding sequence ATGGCTAAAACTCGAAGACCCTTGATAATATGTTGTGTTGTGACTGCTGTTCTTTTGATAATCATCATAGTCACTGCAATCACACTCTACTTCACTCTTTTCAAGCCCAAACAACCCAAAATCACGACTCAAAGTCTCACACTCGAATCGTTTTCAACAAATGTTTTTGATCTTACAGATACAAATTTCACGTTAGGGATAACCGTCGGTATAGACAACCCGAATTATGGTGGATTTAAGTATGAAAACAGTACAAGCTATGTGACTTATCATGGAGATGTGGTGGCTGTGGCACCAGTCATGGCAGACACAATCCCGGCTCGAGGACAACACAATGTTGGCACGACCGTGTTGGTGATCATTAAGAGTTTGGTTACAAATCCAAACTTTTCGAAGGATATGGGTACCGATACTTTGAATTTTACTTCAACAACAACATTAAAAGGGAAAGCAACAGCTTTGAAAATCTTCAAAAAGAAGGCTACAACTTATAGTTCTTGTGATATTTCTCTTCATGTTCTCGAAAGAAATGTAACTTCAATTTGCAAATCAAAAGTTAAGTTTTAG